The following is a genomic window from Crossiella equi.
TCGCGGCGCAGCAACCCGGCCACCTACACCGGGTTGCTGGAGCCGATCCGCAAGGCCTTCGCCAAGGCCAACGGAGTCAAGCCCGCCCTGTTCAGCGCCAACTCCGAGGGCGCCTGCCCGAACTGCAACGGCGCGGGCGTGATCTACCTGGACCTGGCGGTCGTGGCGGGCGTGTCCACCCCGTGCGAGGTGTGCGAGGGCAGGCGCTTCGACGCCTCGGTGCTGGACTACAAGCTCGGTGGGCGCGACATCAGCGAGGTCCTGGCCATGCCGGTGGCGCAGGCCGAGGAGTTCTTCGGCGCGGGCGAGGCCAAGATCCCGGCCGCGCACGCGGTGCTGACCCGCCTGGCCGATGTCGGCCTGGGCTACCTGACGCTCGGCCAGCCGCTGACCACGCTGTCCGGCGGTGAGCGGCAGCGCCTGAAGCTGGCCACCCACATGGGCGACAAGGGCGGTACGTACGTGCTGGACGAGCCCACCACCGGCCTGCACCTGGCCGACGTCGAACAGCTGCTGGGCCTGCTGGACCGCCTGGTGGACGCCGGGAAGTCGGTGATCGTGGTGGAGCACCACCAGGCGGTCATGGCGCACGCGGACTGGGTCATCGACCTGGGCCCGGGTGCCGGGCACGACGGCGGCAAGGTCGTGTTCGAGGGCACGCCCGCGCAGCTGGTCAAGGCGAAGACGTTGACCGGTAAGCACTTGGCGCAGTACGTGACGAAGTGAGGCCGTGCGGCGGCCGGGGTGCTCAGCGGTACTTCTTGAACTCCGGCTGCCGCTTCTCCGCGAAGGCCGCCGCGCCCTCCTGGCCCTCCTCGGTGTGTACGAACAGGTCCAGGCCGTCGAAGGCCAGGTGCGAGATGCCGCTGATGTGGTCGGTGTCGGCGTTGAAGGAGTGCTTGAGGAACTTCAGTGCGGTCGGCGAGTACGAGCCGATCTTGCGGGCCCAGGCGCGGGCGGTGTCCAGCAGCTCGGCCGCCGGGACCACCTGGTTGACCAGGCCCCAGCGCTCGGCGGTGTGCGCGTCGAAGAGGTCGAGCAGGAACCAGATCTGGCGGGCCCGCTTCTCCCCCACCACGCGCGCCAGGTAGGCCGAGCCGAAGCCCGCGTCGAAGGAGCCCACGCGCGGGCCGGACTGGCCGAACCTCGCGTGCTCGGCGGCCACGGTCAGGTCGCACAGCACGTGCAGCACGTGCCCGCCGCCGACCGCGACGCCGTTCACCGCGGCGATCACCGGCTTGGGCACGTCCCGGATGAGGCGGTGCAGCCGCTCGATCTCGAAGGTGCCCCACTCGGTCTCGCCGTAGCTCCCGGTCTCCGCGCGCTCCTTGACGTCCCCGCCCGCGCAGAAGGCCCGTTCGCCCGCGCCGGTGAGGATGACCGCGCACACCTCCCGGTCCGCCCAGGCGTGCTTGAACGCCGAGATCAGCTCGTCCACCGTGCGACCGCGGAAGGAGTTCATCCGCTCCGGCCGGTTGATCGTGATGACGGCGGCGCCGTCCTCGTCGACGGCGTAGGTGATGTCGGTGAAGTCCTCGGTGCGCACGGTGCCCTCTCCTCGGCTTCTCGATATGTCGTCATCTTGACGGTCGTCAGCAACGTTTGACAAGCTTCCCCGGTGACCGCACGCACCTGCCTGGTGACCGGCGCCGGGCGTGGCATCGGCGCGGCGGTGGCCCGCAGGCTGGCCGCCGACGGCCACCGGGTGGCGCTGACCGCGCGCAGCCGTTCCGAGCTCGCCGCGGTGGCGGCGGAGCTGCCCGGTGCGGCGCTGGTGCTGCCCGCGGACATCACCGCCGACGGTGCCGTGGACCGGCTGTTCGCCGAGGTCGAGGCCGCCTGGGGCCCGGTGGAGGTGCTGGTGGCGAACGCGGGCGCGGGGGTGGCCACGCCGTTGGCCAAGGTCAGCGACGAGGAGTGGGCGCACTCGCTGGAGCTCAACCTGACCGCGCCGTTCCGCTGCTTCCGCCGGGCGGTGCCGTCCATGAAGGAGCGCGGCTGGGGCCGCCTGGTCGCGGTGGCGAGCACGGCGGCGCGGACGGGAGAGGCACACCTGGCCTCCTACACCGCGGCCAAGCACGGCCTGCTCGGCCTGGTGCGCAGCGCGGCGGCCGAGCTGGCGCGCACCGGGGTCACCGTGAACGCGGTCTGCCCGGGTTATGTGGACACCCCGATGACCGACGGCACGGTGGCGGCCGTGGTGGCGCGCACCGGCCGCACGCCGGAGGAGGTCCGCGCCCTGCTGGCCGCGAAACAGCCCACGGGCCGCCTGGTCACCCCGGAGGAGGTGGCCGACCTGGTGGCCTTCTGCCTGACGGCGCCGTCGGTGACGGGCCAGGGCCTCAACATCGACGGCGGGACGGTGCAGTCATGACCAGGATCAACCCCCCGGAGCTCCCCCGCCCGTCGGGCTTCAGCCACGCGGTGGTCACCACGGGCGCCCGCACGGTCCACCTGGCGGGCCAGACGGCCCTGGACGCCTCCGGCAAGATCATCGACGGCGACGTGGTGGCCCAGTTCGACCAGGCGCTGTCGAACCTGCTGACGGCCCTGGCCGCGGCCGGCGGCACCCCGGCGGACCTGGCGACGCTGACCGTGTTCCTGGTCGACGTCGAGGACTACAAGGCGAACGCGGCCCGCATCGGCGAGGTCTGGCGCACGCGGGTGGGCAAGCACTACCCGGCGATGGCGGCGATCGGCATCTCCCGCCTGTGGGACGTGGAGGCACTGGTCGAGGTGCAGGGCACGGCGGTGCTGCCGTGACGCGCCGCGCCGGGATGTCAGACCCCCGTGCCAGGCTGACCGGATGGCCCAAGCCCCCGTGCACGACGTCAAGAAGGTCCCCGAGGACACCCGCGCTCCGCTGCCGCTGACGGGCGGGGAACGCGAGATCCTCACCGCCTACCTGGACTGGCACCGCGCCACCTTCGAGCTGAAACTCCGCGGCCTGTCCCGGGAAGCGCTGTCGCGCCAGGAGATCCCGCCCTCGACGCTGTCGCTGCACGGCCTGGTCCGCCACCTGGCGGGCACCGAACGCTGGTGGTTCCGCATGCAGTTCGCGGGCGAGGACCTCCCCCACCTCTTCTACTCCGACGACGACCCGGACCAGGACTTCGACACCCTGGACACGGACCCGGAGGCGGTCCTGGCCCGGTGGCGCGAGGAATGCGCCCACTCCCGCCGCGTCACGGCCGCCCACGCCCTCTCCGACACCGGCACCCACGCGGCCACGGGCAACCCGGTCTCCCTGCGCCGCGTCCTGGTGGCGATGATCGCCGAGTACGCACGCCACTGCGGTCACGCGGACCTGCTGCGCGAACGCGCGGACGGCGAAACCGGCCACTGACAGACCCCGGCAGGCCGTGTTGGCCGATTCCGTACCTCGTGTTGGCCGTACGCGTACCTCGTGTTGGCACCTCTCGCACACCGCGTGGGCCGAATTGTTCAGCCAACATCGCGGGGTCGGCCAACACGAGGTACGGGGGCGGCCAACACGAGGTACCGGATCGGCCAACACGAGGTACGGAATCGGCCAACACGGCGGGGGTGGCAGGAGGCTGCCGTTCAGCCGATCACGGATTGGGCGTGGTCGTGGGCCGCCGGGGCGAGTTTGTCCTGGAGGGTGGTGAAGAGGTCTGCCGCTTCCGCGCCCGGCCAGTCCTCCGGCAGCAGTTCCGACGGCAGGCCCGGGTCCAGGTACGGGAGGCGGCGCCAGGAGGTCAGCAGGTGGACGTAGTCCGGGTAGGCCTCCGCCGGGGGGATTGTCCGGCGGCGGCGCCAGCGGGTGGCCAGGTCTCGGTGGGCGGTCAGGAAGTCCTGGTAGCGGGTGCGCAGGTCCGCCAGGTCCCACCAGGTGGCGACCTTGGCCTTCAGGTCGGCGAAGCCCAGGTGGGTCGCGTGGAAGAGGTCCACGTAGGCGGACAGGGACAGGCGGGTCAGGACGTCCGCGGTTTCGGCGTGCAGGTGGGCCGGGGCGATCCAGACGCCCGGGGCCGTGTTGCCGAAGCCCAGGCGGGTGAGCTGGGAGCGGAGGGTGTGGCGTTTCTGGCGTTCGGACTCCGGGACCGAGAAGACCGCCAGGACCCAGCCGTCGGACAGGCCCGCGCGCGGGCGGGTGAAGATCCGGTGATCCCCCGCGCGGAGGATGAGGCGCGCCTGCTCGGAGAGGGCGTAGCCCGCCGCGCCGTCCTGGCGGGAGGCTTCCAGGATGCCCCGGCGTTTCAGGCGGGAGATCGAGCTGCGGACCGCTGGTTCGTCCACGCCCAGCTCGGCCAGCAGGCGGACCACCGCCGCCACCGACAGCCAGCCGCCCACCTCGCGCGCGTACAGGCCGTAGACCGTCACGATCAGCTGGCGGGGCTGTGCCGCCTGGGCGTCCGCCGGGCCCCCGTCCACTTCGGACATGTCCACCAGGGTGCTCACCGATCAACGATAGCGTGTCGATGCGTATGCTGGAGTATTGACTGTCGTCACCAACGGTGAATACTGACCGGGCAGCCCTCGACCATTCCTGACGAGGTGGGTGCCCGTGGAACTGTCCCCGTCCGCACACGCCGACCCGTTCTGCCGCGAGCACCTGCCGCCCCCCGAGCAGTGGCCCGAGCTGCTGTTCGACCTGCCCGAGCTGCGCTACCCCGACCGCCTCAACTGCGCCGTCGCGCTGCTGGAGGACACCATCGCGCGGTTCGGCGCCGACCGGCCCTGCCTGCGCACCCCCGGCGGCGAGACCTGGAGCTACGGCGAGCTGCGCACCCGGGCCAACCAGGTCGCGCGCGTGCTGACCGAGGACCTGGGTGTGGTGCCCGGCAACCGGGTGCTGTTGCGCGGGCCCAACAACCCGTGGCTGGTGGCCTGCTGGTTCGGCGTGCTGCGCGCCGGGGCGGTCGCGGTGACGACCATGCCGCTGCTGCGCGCCGGGGAGCTGCGCACCCTGGCCGAGATCAGCCGCCCGAGGACCTCGCTGTGCGACCACCGCTTCCTGGAGGACCTGCGCGCGGCCGATCTGCCCGGTCTCGGCTACGGCGCCGACTCCCCCGACGACCTCCTCGCCCGCGCCCTGGCCAAACCGCCGGACTTCACACCCGTCCGGACCGCCGCCGACGACGTCGCGCTGCTCGCCTTCACCTCCGGCACCACCGGGCGCCCCAAGGCCACCCTGCACTTCCACCGCGACGTGCTCGCCAACTCCGACACCTTCGCCCGGCACGTGCTCAAGCCCGTGCCCGAGGACGTCTTCACCGGCACCCCGCCCCTGGGCTTCACCTTCGGACTGGGCGGGCTGGTGGTGTTCCCGCTGCACGTCGGCGCGTCCACGCTGCTGGTCGAACGCGCCACCCCGCCCGAGCTGGCCGACCTGGTGGTGGCACACGGGGTCAGCGTGCTGTTCACCGCGCCCACCGCCTACCGCGCGATCCTCGCCGGCGGCCACGCGGACCGGCTGCGCGGGCTGCGGCGGTGCGTCTCGGCCGGGGAGGCGCTGCCCAGCGCGGTGTGGCGGGACTTCCACGAGCACACCGGGCTGCGCATCATCGAGGGCATCGGCGCCACCGAGCTGCTGCACATCTTCATCTCCGCGGCCGATGACGACATCCGCCCAGGCGCGACGGGGCGCCCGGTCCCCGGCTTCCGAGCCGCCGTCCTGGACGAGGACGGCCACGAGCTGCCCGACGGCGAGGTCGGCAGGCTCGCGGTGCGCGGCCCGACCGGCTGCCGCTACCTCGACGACGAGCGGCAGCTCTCCTACGTCCAGCACGGCTGGAACCTCACCGGCGATGCCTACCTGCGTGATGCCGACGGCTACTACTGGTACCAGGCCCGCACCGACGACATGATCATCTCCTCCGGCTACAACATCGCCGGGCCGGAGGTGGAGAACGCGCTGCTCACCCACCCGGACGTGCTGGAGTGCGGTGTGGTCGGCGCGCCCGATGAGGAGCGCGGCATGGTCGTGCACGCCTACGTGGTGCTGGCCGAGGGCGTCACCGCGGACGCGGCGAAGGCGCGCGAGCTCCAGGAGTTCACCAAGGCCGCCATCGCGCCGTACAAGTACCCGAGGCGGGTGGTGTTCCTGGACGGGCTGCCGCGCACCACCACCGGCAAGCTACAGCGGTTCCGGTTGCGGGAGCTGGCCGCGCGGGCCTCTGCCACGATGGAGACGTGATCCTGCACATCTGCTCCCGCGCCGAATGGGCCGCGGCCCAGACCACCGGCTCGCACACCCCCGCCGGGTACGCCACCGACGGTTTTGTGCACTGCTCCGACCCCGGCACCGTGCACCTGCCCGCCAACCGCCTGTTCCGGGGCCGGGACGACCTGCTGCTGCTGGTGATCGAGGAGTCCAGGCTGGACGCCGAGCTGGTGTGGGAGCCCGCCGCCGAGGCGCCGGACCCCACCGCCGCCACCTGGTTCCCGCACGTCTACGGCCCGATCCCGGTGACCGCGGTGACACGCGTGGTCGAGTTCCCCGAGGGCGAGCACGGCTTCACGCCGCCCGCCGGGCTGCACCGGTGGCCTCTGTCGAGTTGTTGACGGTCGTCGCCTGAGCGACATACCCTCGAAATGTGCGCATCGCGGTCATCGGCGGCGGTCCGGGCGGGCTCTACTTCGCCGCGCTGGCCCGGCAGCTGAACTCCGGTCACGAGATCACCGTGTGGGAGCGCAACGCCGCCGACGACACGTTCGGCTTCGGCGTGGTGTTCTCCGACGAGACGCTGGGCGGCATCGAGCACGCCGACCCGGTGGTGCACCAGGCGATGCAGCGAGAGTTCGCGCGCTGGGACGACATCGACGTGCACTACCGGGGCCAGGTGATCACCTCCGGCGGGCACGGGTTCGCCGCGATGAGCCGTCGTCGGCTGCTCCAGGTGCTGCACCAGCGCTGCCAGGACGTGGGGGTACGGCTGCGCCTGTCCACAGCCGCCCCGGACGTCGAGCGGCTCCTGGCCGAGCACGACCTGGTGGTGGCCGCGGACGGGGTGAACTCGGCGGTGCGCGCCCGGTACGCGGAGGTGTTCCGGCCGACCGTGGAGCCGCGCCGCTGCCGGTACATGTGGCTGGGCACCGACCGGGTGTTCCCGGCGTTCCTGTTCGACGTGCGCGAGACCCCGCACGGGGTCATGCAGGTCCACGGCTACCCCTACGACGACAAGGGCTCCACGTTCATCGTGGAGATGCACGAGGACGTGTGGCGGCGGGCCGGGTTCGACGGGTTCCACCGCGAGGACCTGCCGCCGGGGGCCAGCGACGAGCGCTCGATCGCGGTGCTGCGCGAGCTGTTCGCGGACGTGCTCGACGGGCACGAACTGCACGCCAACAACTCGCGCTGGGTCACCTTCGGCACGGTGCGCAACGAGACCTGGCGGCACGGCAACCTGGTGCTGCTGGGCGATGCCGCGCACACCGCGCACTTCTCCATCGGCTCCGGGACGAAGCTGGCCATGGAGGACGCGCTCGCGCTGGCCGCCTGCCTGCACGAGGAGTCCACTGTGGACGCCGCGCTGGCCGCCTACGAGGCCGAGCGGCGGCCGGTGGTGCTGTCCACGCAGCGCGCGGCGCAGGCCAGCCTGGAGTGGTTCGAGAACCTGGGCGCCTACACCCACCAGGACCCCGAGCAGTTCGCGTTCAACATCCTCACCCGCAGCCGCCGCGTCACCTACGACAACCTGCGGCTGCGCGACCCGGAGTTCGTCGCCCGGGTGGACGCGTGGTTCGCCGGGTCGGGTGAGGTCGTCCCGCCGATGTTCCAGCCGTTCCGGCTCGGCGGCCTGGAGCTGTCCAACCGGGTGGTCGTCTCCCCCATGGACACCTACTCCGCGGTCGACGGCACGCCCACCGACTTCCACCTGGTGCACCTGGGCGGGCGCGCGCTGGGCGGGGCGGGCCTGGTGATGACGGAGATGGTGTGCGTGTCCGCGTCCGGGCGGATCACGCCGGGCTGTGCGGGCCTGTACCGGCCGGAGCACGAGGTGGCCTGGCGGCGGGTGGTGGACTTCGTGCACGGCAGCTCCGGCGCGAAGATCGGCGTGCAGCTCGGCCACTCCGGCCGCAAGGGGTCCACCCGGGTGATGTGGGAGGGCATGGACGACCCGCTGCCCACCGGGAACTGGCCGGTGGTGGGCCCGTCCGCGCTGCCCTACGCCCCGTCCGGGCAGGTGCCCAAGGCCCTGGACCGGGCCGAGCTGCTGCTGGTCCGGGAGCAGTTCGTGGACGCCGCGCGGTCGGCGGCCCGGGCGGGCTTCGACCTGCTGGAGCTGCACTGCGCCCACGGCTACCTGCTGTCCTCGTTCCTGTCGCCACTGGCCAACCAGCGCACCGACGAGTACGGCGGCTGCCTGGCGAACCGGCTGCGGTACCCGCTGGAGGTCTTCGACGCGGTCCGGGCGGCCTGGCCGGTGGAGCGGCCGATGACGGTGCGCATCTCGGCCACCGACTGGGCCGAGGGCGGCATCGGGGTGGAGGACGCGCTGGCCATCGCGGCGGCCTTCGCCGAGCACGGGGCGGCGGGCATCGACGTGTCCACCGGGCAGGTGGTCTCACACGAGCGGCCCGCGTACGGGCGCAGCTACCAGACCCCGTTCGCCGACCGGATCCGGAACGAGGTCGGCCGGGCGCACGGGGTGGCGGTGATCGCGGTCGGGGCGATCAGCTCGGCCGACGACGTGAACAGCATCCTGCTGGCCGGGCGCGCGGACCTGTGCGCGCTGGGGCGGACGCACCTGTACGACGCGCAGTGGACGCTGCACGCGGCGGCCGAGCAGGGGTACGCGGGGGTGGCGTGGCCGCTGCCCTGGCGGGCGGGTCGGCGGCGGCCGCAGACCGGGCGCACGGACGGGCCGCGGCCCCGGCTGGACCTGGTCCGGGAGGGGCCGCGGGGCACCCGGCACGCCCGGTGGACGCCCTAGGTCGTGTCCTAGCGGTTCGGCGAGACCGGGCCCTGGGTGAGGGCCTCGCGGGCCATGATCGTGGCGCCGATGAAGGCCACCGGCATGGCGATGATGGACAGGAACGGCACCGCGCACAGCAGGTAGGCGGGCACGCCCAGCCCCAGGACCATGGCGCGGTGGTTGCGGAGGGTGCGGTGGCGGGCGCCCAGGTTGAGGCCGCGGCGGGTGAAGGGCACCGCGACGAGCTCCAGGGCCAGGATCCAGCCGCCGACGCAGGCCACGACGACCGGGATGACGGTCTGGCCGACCACCGGGATGAACCCGGCCAGGAACAGCGGCAGGTTGCACAGGATGGCGACCACGATCAGCAGCGCCGAGTCGCGCAGGCCCAGGACCAGCATGCGGAACCAGCCCGCCCGCTCCCCCTCGGGCACGCCGCCGAGGCTGTCCTCGACGGTCTCGGAGATGTGCTCGTAGAAGGGGCCGCCGACGACGAGGGTGATGGCGGTGAAGGCGACCACGCTGACCGCGACGGCGCCGACCACCACCGCGAGCCCGGCGGTGAACCGGATGGTCTTGCGCAGCCACTCGGCCCACCCGTCGGCGAACGGCGTGACCCAGGTGGCCAGGTCACCGGCCCAGTAGGCGAGCGTGACCAGCCCGCCGAGCATCAGCGCGGTGGTCAGGACCGCCGGGATGGCGCCCAGGAGGAGGAGCTTCGGGCGGCGCAACGCCGTGGCCAGGCCCTGGCCGAGGAAGCGGAGACCGGTGAGGACGCCTCGGGCGCCGGTGGTCGGGACGGCCGGGGCAGGGTGCGACATACCGGTCATCGTAGGGCGCGCGGGGGTGGGGCCGGCCGGCCGGGGAGGTCCGGCGGGGGTGTCCGGGCAGCGGCGTGGGCCCGAGGCCCCGGTGGGGCGGCGGGGCCACGAACGCCGGAGCGAAAGGCCAGGTCAGCGCGGGCGGCGGGGTGGCGAAGCCGCAGGGCCGGGGCCGAAGGCCAGGGCAGGGAGGTCCTGGGCGGGCAGCCCCGGCGTGTGGTCGACGACCGTCCCCGGTCGTCGACCACGCCGAGAGCGAGTCTCAGCTGGTAACCAGGTCAGTCCTCGTCGCCCTCGTCCTCGGCGTCCGGGTCGTAGTCGGTGACCTCGCCGTCCCAGCCGACCTCGACCAGGTCGATGCCCGGGGCCTCGTTGACCACGGCGAACGGGTCGATGAAGTAGGACAGGGCGTCGGCGGGGTCGCCTTCCAGGGAGGCGATGGCCTCGGCGCGGGCCTCGTCGGTGATCTCGGTGTCGGCGTTCAGCTGCTCGAGGGCGCCCTTCTTGAGCTCCTCGAAGTCGGTCAGTTCGACGATCAGCTCGACGTTGAGCCGGATGAAGCGGGACTCGGTCTCGGTGGTCATACGGCTGAAGATAGGCCACGCCACCCGGGCACCCCGATCGGGGGCCCGGGTGATGTTTGCGCTGGTCAGAGAGCTACGGCAGGGCCACTGGCTCGTGGGCGCCGACCGAGCGGCCGAAGGCCGGGCGGCCGGCGGCGTCGAAGGGCAGCGGCTGGAGGTAGAGGCTGCGGCCCGCCCAGCCCGTGCCCGGCTGCTGGCGGGCGTGGTAGGTGATCCACTGGCGGCCGTTGATCTCCAGGAAGCCGTTGTGGCCCGGGGCGATCGCGCTCGGCTGGCCCGGGAAGACGCAGCCGCTGGTCTTCGACCAGGCCGTGGGGTCCATCGGGTTGCCGTTGAGGGTGAGCAGGCCGACGCAGTAGTCGTCGGTCCAGCTCGCGTTGGCCGAGAAGGTCATGAACAGCTGGCCGCGCGGACCGAACAGCGGTTGCGGGCCCTCGTTGAGCAGCACGTTCGCGCCGTTGGGCCGGGTCTCCCAGGCCGCGGTCGGCGAGGCGATCTTCACGCGGTCCCCGACCGGGGTCATCGGGTCGTTCATCCGGGCGATGTAGAGGTGCTGGACCTCGTTGGCGCGGCCGTAGTCGAACTCCCAGCCCGACCACACGTAGTAGCCCTGACCGTCCTTTTCGAACCAGGCGCCGTCGATGGCCCACTGGCCGCCGGGCAGGCGCTGCTCGCCGAGGTAGTCGTACGGGCCCGAAGGGTCGTCGGTGCGGGCGCGCAGGGCGAACATGCGGTGGCTGCGGCCGTTGTTGTTGTCCGAGGCGCCGGTGAAGAAGACCCACCACTGGTTGCGGACGCGCTGCAGCTCCGGGGCCCAGATCTCGGTGCAGGCCAGGGCCGGGCAGGCCGGGTGCCGCCAGATGGTGATCGGCGGCGCGTCCCGCAGGCCCTCCACCGAGGTGGACTTGCGGATGACCAGGTTGTTGCCGTTGTAGTTGTCGCCCTGGAGCAGGTAGTACATCCCGTTGTAGCGCACCATGCTCGGGTCTGCGCCGGGGTCGGCGATCGCGTTGTAGAACACGCCGGAGATCAGGGCGCCGGTGGCCCGGAAGGTGGCGTCGGCGCGGAAGAGCGGGCTGTTGTCGTTGTCGGACAGCCACAGCGCGCCGCCCGCGTGCCGCAGGAAGGCACCCGGGAACTGCCAGGCCCGGAACGAGCTGGCCCCGGCGTCGGCCAGCCCCTGCACCTGGCAGAACGTGGCGTCGGCGCGGAAGCCGGGGGTGTTCTCGAACTTGTCCAGGCGCACCCGGCCGTTCTGGTGGCGCAGGTAGTGCCGCTTGAAGTTGCGGGACTCGAACGACAGGCAGCCGCCGGCCAGTCCGGGCTGGACGGTCCAGGTGGCGTCCGCGCGGGCCCACTCAGGGCTGCTGGCGGTGATGTCGTCCAACCGGCCCCAGCCGCCCGCGTGCCGGAGGAAACCGTTGGGAATGTTGAACGCGCGCAGGGAGGAGTGGTTGGGGGCCTGCCCCGCCTGCGCGGCGGCCTGGGGCACGGCGAGGAAACCCAGCAGCAGGGTGGAGATCCACAGGAACGCGACCAAGCGCGCAGGGCGAGTGCACATCGCCGACCCCCTTTGGTCGAACATGCCGCGTATCGGACCATGGTAGGCAGCCGAACGGCGGGACCACAGCGGCCAACCGGTGGCTATGCGCTTGCGGCCCAACACCCTTCGCCTGACTCCTGTCGCACACGGTAAGCGATGGAGATCCGATCTCATACTCGCCACGACAACTTCTTGATCACGGCCTGGCCGGACCGCGTGCGCGGCCCCTCCGGGCCGGGGACAATTCGCGCGCGGCGCTGCCGTGCGGAGCGGCGACGACACGGCTTGACGCCAATTCCTCCGTTCCGTGTTCGGTACGCTCGCTCCTGTGCCGGACATGGTGTATTCGTTCCGGTAGCCAAGAGGAGGGTGCCGCCGGTGCCGAAGGTGGTCGATCACGAACAGCGGCGCCGCGAGCTGGGCCGGGCGCTGTGGATGGTCATCCGCAAGCAGGGCATCGACGGCGCCTCGGTGCGCAGCGTGGCCCGCGAGGCGGGCTGGTCGCCCAGCTCCGTGCAGTACTACTTCACCACGCAGGCCGAGCTGGTGGCCTTCGCGATGCGGATGATCACCGAGGTGCTGCGCCGCGCGCCCTCCCGCAAGCCGCTGCCCCCGGGCCCGCAGGACGCGGCGCAGGAGACCCTGGAGCGCATGCTGCCGATGGACGCGGAGATGCGCGCGGTGGCGGAGGTCTGGGTGGCGTTCCTGCCCCGCACCCTGGTCGACGAGGAGGCCCGGGAGATCAACCGGGGCGGCCACGACTACCTGGGGCGCACGTGCCGCCGACTGCTGGCGGAGCTGGGCGCGGCCGGGCTGCTCCGGGCCGGGGTGGACGTGGAGCTGGAGGCCGACCGGCTGCACATGCTGATGGACGGCATGGTGCTGCACGCGGTGACCGCGGCCGAGCAGATGCCGCCCGAACGGCTGCGCTCGGTGCTGCACCGGCACCTGAGCTCGCTGGTCCGGGCGGAGTAGGCGGGGCCGCGCGGGCCCCGCCCGGGGCGGCTCAGAACAGGATGCGGGACTCCGGGGTGGCGCGGGCGTCGCGGCTGGGGCGCAGGTCCCGGGCCACGTT
Proteins encoded in this region:
- a CDS encoding enoyl-CoA hydratase-related protein, with the translated sequence MRTEDFTDITYAVDEDGAAVITINRPERMNSFRGRTVDELISAFKHAWADREVCAVILTGAGERAFCAGGDVKERAETGSYGETEWGTFEIERLHRLIRDVPKPVIAAVNGVAVGGGHVLHVLCDLTVAAEHARFGQSGPRVGSFDAGFGSAYLARVVGEKRARQIWFLLDLFDAHTAERWGLVNQVVPAAELLDTARAWARKIGSYSPTALKFLKHSFNADTDHISGISHLAFDGLDLFVHTEEGQEGAAAFAEKRQPEFKKYR
- a CDS encoding SDR family NAD(P)-dependent oxidoreductase, translating into MTARTCLVTGAGRGIGAAVARRLAADGHRVALTARSRSELAAVAAELPGAALVLPADITADGAVDRLFAEVEAAWGPVEVLVANAGAGVATPLAKVSDEEWAHSLELNLTAPFRCFRRAVPSMKERGWGRLVAVASTAARTGEAHLASYTAAKHGLLGLVRSAAAELARTGVTVNAVCPGYVDTPMTDGTVAAVVARTGRTPEEVRALLAAKQPTGRLVTPEEVADLVAFCLTAPSVTGQGLNIDGGTVQS
- a CDS encoding RidA family protein; this encodes MTRINPPELPRPSGFSHAVVTTGARTVHLAGQTALDASGKIIDGDVVAQFDQALSNLLTALAAAGGTPADLATLTVFLVDVEDYKANAARIGEVWRTRVGKHYPAMAAIGISRLWDVEALVEVQGTAVLP
- a CDS encoding DinB family protein, whose protein sequence is MAQAPVHDVKKVPEDTRAPLPLTGGEREILTAYLDWHRATFELKLRGLSREALSRQEIPPSTLSLHGLVRHLAGTERWWFRMQFAGEDLPHLFYSDDDPDQDFDTLDTDPEAVLARWREECAHSRRVTAAHALSDTGTHAATGNPVSLRRVLVAMIAEYARHCGHADLLRERADGETGH
- a CDS encoding PaaX family transcriptional regulator; its protein translation is MSTLVDMSEVDGGPADAQAAQPRQLIVTVYGLYAREVGGWLSVAAVVRLLAELGVDEPAVRSSISRLKRRGILEASRQDGAAGYALSEQARLILRAGDHRIFTRPRAGLSDGWVLAVFSVPESERQKRHTLRSQLTRLGFGNTAPGVWIAPAHLHAETADVLTRLSLSAYVDLFHATHLGFADLKAKVATWWDLADLRTRYQDFLTAHRDLATRWRRRRTIPPAEAYPDYVHLLTSWRRLPYLDPGLPSELLPEDWPGAEAADLFTTLQDKLAPAAHDHAQSVIG
- a CDS encoding AMP-binding protein codes for the protein MELSPSAHADPFCREHLPPPEQWPELLFDLPELRYPDRLNCAVALLEDTIARFGADRPCLRTPGGETWSYGELRTRANQVARVLTEDLGVVPGNRVLLRGPNNPWLVACWFGVLRAGAVAVTTMPLLRAGELRTLAEISRPRTSLCDHRFLEDLRAADLPGLGYGADSPDDLLARALAKPPDFTPVRTAADDVALLAFTSGTTGRPKATLHFHRDVLANSDTFARHVLKPVPEDVFTGTPPLGFTFGLGGLVVFPLHVGASTLLVERATPPELADLVVAHGVSVLFTAPTAYRAILAGGHADRLRGLRRCVSAGEALPSAVWRDFHEHTGLRIIEGIGATELLHIFISAADDDIRPGATGRPVPGFRAAVLDEDGHELPDGEVGRLAVRGPTGCRYLDDERQLSYVQHGWNLTGDAYLRDADGYYWYQARTDDMIISSGYNIAGPEVENALLTHPDVLECGVVGAPDEERGMVVHAYVVLAEGVTADAAKARELQEFTKAAIAPYKYPRRVVFLDGLPRTTTGKLQRFRLRELAARASATMET
- a CDS encoding DUF952 domain-containing protein yields the protein MILHICSRAEWAAAQTTGSHTPAGYATDGFVHCSDPGTVHLPANRLFRGRDDLLLLVIEESRLDAELVWEPAAEAPDPTAATWFPHVYGPIPVTAVTRVVEFPEGEHGFTPPAGLHRWPLSSC
- a CDS encoding bifunctional salicylyl-CoA 5-hydroxylase/oxidoreductase, producing the protein MRIAVIGGGPGGLYFAALARQLNSGHEITVWERNAADDTFGFGVVFSDETLGGIEHADPVVHQAMQREFARWDDIDVHYRGQVITSGGHGFAAMSRRRLLQVLHQRCQDVGVRLRLSTAAPDVERLLAEHDLVVAADGVNSAVRARYAEVFRPTVEPRRCRYMWLGTDRVFPAFLFDVRETPHGVMQVHGYPYDDKGSTFIVEMHEDVWRRAGFDGFHREDLPPGASDERSIAVLRELFADVLDGHELHANNSRWVTFGTVRNETWRHGNLVLLGDAAHTAHFSIGSGTKLAMEDALALAACLHEESTVDAALAAYEAERRPVVLSTQRAAQASLEWFENLGAYTHQDPEQFAFNILTRSRRVTYDNLRLRDPEFVARVDAWFAGSGEVVPPMFQPFRLGGLELSNRVVVSPMDTYSAVDGTPTDFHLVHLGGRALGGAGLVMTEMVCVSASGRITPGCAGLYRPEHEVAWRRVVDFVHGSSGAKIGVQLGHSGRKGSTRVMWEGMDDPLPTGNWPVVGPSALPYAPSGQVPKALDRAELLLVREQFVDAARSAARAGFDLLELHCAHGYLLSSFLSPLANQRTDEYGGCLANRLRYPLEVFDAVRAAWPVERPMTVRISATDWAEGGIGVEDALAIAAAFAEHGAAGIDVSTGQVVSHERPAYGRSYQTPFADRIRNEVGRAHGVAVIAVGAISSADDVNSILLAGRADLCALGRTHLYDAQWTLHAAAEQGYAGVAWPLPWRAGRRRPQTGRTDGPRPRLDLVREGPRGTRHARWTP